Below is a genomic region from Estrella lausannensis.
TTCAAACACTGGCAAAACACGAACAGAAAAAAGGGGGAAGACACCCCTGACAACGAATGCGGTTCCTGCCAAAAATGCCGAACATTAAAAGAAATCAGGGCTGAATTATTAGCTCCCGGTCCTCAGAAGAAGCAGGAAAATAGCAACCCGCGGGAAGTGCCTCCTACGGTTCCTTATGAGAAACAAAATCAGATAAATAGCCATCCCCGGGAAATACCTCCTACGGTTGCTTTTGAGAAACAAAACCAGGAAAATACCTACCCGCGGGAAATACCTCCTCCCGTGCTACAAAAACGTTTCGTATCAACGATCGGGAAAAGTTCGCTACCGGCGGGAGCGGTTCCGATTTTTCAAAATCTGCTGCCTCCCCTGCGCATCTACCCTTATCCGACAATGATGGAAATCTGCTCTCCCCCCCTCCCTGCACGCGTCAGGGAACGGGACTTTGCAGAGGAGGAGAGAGCCTCTCCCTTAAAAAGGCAAAAATTTGATTTCTCTGCCGCCATGCATAGTGAATGCATTGAGCCGAGAAAATTCTCTGCGCCTATCCCTCGTATTTCTTCCAATGCATTGGAAAATCAACTTCCCTTGCGCGGCTTTGCCTCCCTGAATCTGCCTCAAACTCAACCGCTGATGGGGGGCATGGGCCCTTGGAGAGGGCTAAACCCTACAGCGCTCGCCGGCATCAATCCTCCTCCGAAGACAAGAGAGGTCGCTCAAGTTTTTAATAGTGTTGAGGAAAAAATCGAGGCGATGGTTAAGGGCTTCACGTTCCCTAAAACAAAAGGTGACGGTGTGTATTCCCTCGATTTCGACGCACTGAAAAGTTGGATGCAGAAAAAGCTGAATGAAACACTGGATGTCACCCAAGAGGAGAAGGAGGCGTTCTATGAGCGGATTGGAGAGCTTCTTTCAGATGAAATCACCAAGCATCAATACAAACTACCACACTTGCACAACGGCCAATGCCGCTCCAATCCCGTGATCACCGCAGATGTTGCAGCCGAGAGTTTTAAATTGTTGCTCAATCTTGGAAACTATGATTTTACCAGGACATACACCGGGATGCAAGCAGGCCTGAAGATGTCGGCTTTCTACATGAACGAAGAGCGCATCAAAGCATCCACAGGAATAGACAAGTCTCCATCCAAAAAATGGGAAGATGAGAAACTCCGCTGGAAGAAAATCACCAAAATTTTTAAGTATCACGCTCAGGGGAAAGCCCCCTACCTCTGCCTCGGGCTACCTCTAATTACGAACGATTTTTTAATGAACGCTCCCGGCCAATTTCGGCCGGCAGCCGTTTTTGATGTCTTGAACTACTTAAAGCAATCTAACGTGGCAGGCAATATCACAAGAATATTAGATCTCTGTACGGGTTGGGGAGACAGGCTTGTTGGCGCGATGGCGGCAGCCAAACAATTTAAAGTTGTCCGCTATATCGGCACCGATCCCAACAAGGATTTAACACCTCGCTACAAAAACATATTTGACGCATGTCTCAAAGTGCTTGACCGGGAGATGGGAGAGCCTTATCAATTTACCTGCAAATTATACGACAAACCCATGGAAGATCTCAGCGAAGAAGAGCTGATAGTTGATGGCGTGCCAAGCGATTTGATGATCACCTCTCCGCCTTTTTTCGATTATGAGAAATATAAAGACCACGGGAACACCCAGTCCACTGCCAGGTACCCGGAGATTGACGAGTGGGTGAATAACTTTCTCTACAAACTTGTAGATCAGGCTAAAAAAGGAGTGCGCAATCAAGGCATCGTCGCTATCCAATTTTCCACCACCAAAATTGGTGATAAAAAAATCTGTGATCTTCTGAAAGCTAATATGCAATCAAAGCTCAAACACATCACAGATCTTTCCTACGTCAGTAAGGCCATCAGAGGAAAAAGACACGGATACGAAGGTGAAAAGTTTTACATCTATCAAAAAGTTGAAGCCTCTGACAATGATGAGATGGATGTAGACGTTGGATAACCGGAATCGAAGCCTGCTTGTACTCTCTTCACGGCTAGAGAAAATGAGGGCGTTTAGCCCTCGGCTATCTTATCTTGCAGGAACTTTTGATACCCTCCCGGGTAATCGGTAGGAACCATCGATCCCTTCGAGCCCCAATCACTTTTCAGCTGAGTGAAGGTTTTATGCTTGGTCTCAGATTGTCCAAGATAGGCTCCTGACAGAGCGATATCGGTCTTATCCTGGAAATGAATCGTATCCAGGGTAGGACTGATGAAGCCGAGAGGAAACACTTTTACATAGCTGCTGATGCCGCTCTCGAAGGTGAATTTGTTCTTTTCCAGTTTACCCTTGATGAGCGCACTACCGGGATCGCCAAACAGTAACACCGCCCCCCCGGGAAGGCTTCCACCCGGTATCCAAAGTTGATAACACTGTTTCAGCTCCAGTGAGAATTTCCCCTGGTCATCGCAATTCCAGTTTTTGACCGCGTCTTCAGGAAATCGTCCAAGCAGCAGTTTAAACAGCGTTGAAAGCTCTTTGACTCCAGTCTTGGTGCTGATATCCTTGCCGATATCTTCCATCATTTTCTCCTGGGGCGTCAGTTCCTTTGGCGTCATGGGTGCGGCTGAATCTAGAGAAATGTCAGGAACCTCGAGATCGTCTTCGTCAAAATAGTCTTCCAGCTGCAGCCGCTCGATATCTTGAGCTGCCTTGGATATTTGAGCCGCCGCCTTTTTCAAAAGAGCCTGCGCCTCTACAAGCAGCTCTTGCTCTTTTACTAATAGCTGTTGAACATGGGTGATGTGTCTCTTCTTGAGTTGGATGCTGGTGAGCAGCTGTGAGTTTTCGACTTGTTCTCTCTCGTAGGCTTCAATGAGATCTTCGGAGATGTTGCCCGTCGGGAACGAAGCATCGATGTCGTTGATTTCCTCCATCAGAGCTTTGGCGGGATCGGTTTTTTGAGGAGTGAAAAAGCCGATGAATTTCCAGAAAAAGTTCGTGTCCTCTTGCGGCTCGGATTGCAGTTTGAGTAGAGCCCTTGCATCATCAATAATCAGATTTTTAGCTTCGATCATCTCTTTGAGCGACATCTCATCTTCTTCAACGGACTCTTCCAACTCTTTGATCCGCCCTTGTAATTTGTAGACTATCTCCTTCGTGCTTTCGATGGGCTCCTTACTGCACATGATGATCTGCGCCAGATTGCTGATATCGGAGATCTTCTTTGAGTAGGCGGTCTCAATTTGTTTGACTGCGCGGTTGAACTTGACGGAGTACTCCTTGCTGAGAGCGCACTTTAGGCTGATCATAGCTCCCTGCCATTTAGTGGCAATTTTGCTGAGCAGTCCGGAGAAAAATCCTTGGCTCTCGGCTTTTTTATTTAAAAAGTTATTGGGAACTTCGATAGGCCGGGTGGGATCTTTCAGCGCCGCATCGAGCGCTTTGGTCATTTCAGGATAGCTCAGGTAATCGTGGCTTTCGTAAATTCCCCGCACAACACTCGCGTTAGGTATGAGCATACTTGCCCTCCTTAGCTAAACAGATAACTCCTATTATATATTTAAAAATATTTATAAGCAGTTGAAAGTGTTTATAATTTTAACATCTATTGTTTAAGTTCATTATCACACAAGTGGTTGTAAGGCTATTACCACATTAACTTTCTTACGAGCCAAAAAAGACATGTGAAATAGGAAGGATTGACGCAAGTGTCTCATATTGTTGAATTAAAAGGTGCGCGCAAACGGGATTGGTCTTTAAGGCAGAGAGCTTCCCCACTCGGCTTTGCGGGCGAGCTTGTAGAGTTCGCCTCTCTTTTTGGAGATTGTCTCGCGCTTCAGCCCTTCTAGAGTGCACAGCTTGAGTGTCACATGCCCTGAGTGAATCTCTGGACCGGCAAGTATCCGGGATCCGGGTAATATCACAGATTGTTTAACAGCAGCGACATATGAAAATTTTTCATCCTCAAAACCCATCGTCCCCCCCTTGATGCGGCGGTGAAGCGAGGAGCGTTCGACCCGGGCCGCGAAATGGCACCAATCGCTACCGGTCATCGGACAGGCCCCGGGGTGAGGACATGGGGCAATCAGAAACGCCCCCTTATCGATCAAGTGCTGTCGAATGGAGCGGATTCTTTCAAACCCGGCAGGGGTGCCCGGTTCTACGATCAGCAGCAGCTGCCCGGCAGACTCCCACGCCCGATCGATAAGGGGGAGAAGAATTTCTTGCTTAAGCTCGCCCACTGAATAGGAAAAAACGACCGCATCTGCCGGGGGCAGGGATTCCACCTTTTCCAAATTGGACTCTTGCCAGACAGCGCGCCTCAACCCTTCCCTGTCACTCGACTGCGCAAGTTGTTTACCAATCAATTGCAGCTCCCGATCCATTTCCACCGGATTAAATTCCTCAAGTTCAGGGAAATATTCAGCAAACGCCCATGAAGCAGTCCCTGGTCCAGCCCCCAGATCGGCAAGCGAGCGGATAGACAGATTTGCCCTTTCGCGGATGGATTCCAAAGCTTTTGAAACTGCCGCAAAAGTCGCCGGCATGCGGGATATCAGATAAGAGAGGCGCTCTGCCTTTGTTGTCATGAACTGCCCTTTGGCTGGCTGCTGGTAGCGGCGCGTCAGCTCTTCACGGGCAGTCGAGAGTTGTTTAAATTGTGCTGTATCTGCGGCCTTTTCGATGGCCAGTTGTAGAGGACGGGGTAAGTGCATAGGTGACTATTTTTTTCACCTATTGTGACAGATTTCGTCTTATACCGAAAGTCTCTCTGAAGTGGACAGTCTCTTATTGCCTCTTAAGCAAAATGAGAGAAAGAGGAGGCAGCGAAAGGCTGATGCTCCACTCTTTGCCATGGACATGGATGGGCTTTGCCTCCACACCTCCGAAATTGCCGCAGTCGGAACCGCCATAGTAGGTGGAGTCGCTGTTGAGAATTTCTTGGTAATACCCTTTCTCTTTAACCCCGATGCGGTAATTTGTCCGAGGGATCGGAGTGAAGTTGAGTACCGCAATGAGAGAGTCCGCTTCATTTTTTCCCTTTCGATAAAAGCTGATAACGCTGCTGTTGCTATCGGCGATATCAATCCACTCGAAACCCTCGTGGCTAAAGTCCAGCTCAAACAGGGCCTTCTCCTCTTTGTATACGCGGTTTAAATCCATCAGCCAACGCTTGATCCCGACATGTCGGTCATACTGCAAAAGATGCCAATCGAGGCTCTGGCTGTGGTTCCACTCGCTGAAGGAGGCGATCTCCGAGCCCATGAACAGCAATTTTTTTCCCGGATGGGTGTACATATATCCAAACAGAAGCCGTAAATTAGCGAATTTTTGCCAGTCATCGCCCGGCATCTTGGCAAGAAGCGAGCCTTTGCCATGGACAACCTCGTCATGAGAGAGAGGAAGCATGAAATTTTCGGTGTAGGCATAGATCATGCTGAAGAGAAGCTCGTTGTGGTGATACCTCCGGTGCACGGGATCGAGCTTAAAATAGCAGAGCGTGTCGTGCATCCAGCCCATGTTCCACTTCATGCCAAAACCCAAGCCCCCTAGGTAGGTCGGACGCGATACCATCGGCCACGCCGTGGACTCCTCGGCGATCGTCTGGGCATAAGGGTAGTAGAGGTAAATCGCTTCATTTAAGTCTTTGATCATCCGGATGGCATCCAGATTTTCCCTGCCGCCGTAAAGGTTGGGGATCCACTCCCCTTCTTTTCGCGAATAGTCCAGGTACAGCATGGAGGCCACAGCATCCACCCGAATCCCGTCGACATGGTACTTGTCGAGCCAGAAGAGCGCCGAAGAGATCAGAAAGGAGCGCACTTCGTGGCGGCCATAGTTGAAGATATGGCTCTTCCAGTCGGGATGAAACCCCAGGCGGGGGTCTTCATGCTCGAACAGATGGGTGCCGTCAAAGCGATAGAGGCCATGTTCATCCGATGGAAAATGCGAGGGAACCCAGTCGAGAATGACTCCAATACCGCTCCGGTGGAGTGTCTCGATGAGGAACATAAAATCTTGAGGAGTGCCAAAACGGCTGGTCGGGGCAAAGTATCCGACCGTCTGATAGCCCCAGGAGCCCTCGAAAGGGTGTTCCATCACCGGCATGAACTGCACGTGGGTAAAGCCCATTTCGTTGATGTAGCCCGGGAGGAAATCAGCCATCTCGCGGTATGTTAATGAGCGGCCGCCCTCTTCAGGATTTTTCCTGAAGGAACCGAGGTGCATTTCGTAAATGGACATGGGAGCTGCGAGCGCGTTACGCTGCCTTCTCTCTTCTTCCCACTCTTCCTCATCCCACTCATAAGACAGATCGGTCACAACCGAGGCGGTTTTTGGAGGCGCTTCGGATAAAAAGGCAAACGGGTCGCTCTTTTCTAAGACAGCCCCCCGCTCCCTGGAGACTATCCTGTATTTATAGAGCGCTCCCTGTCCTATGTGGGGGATGAATCCCTCAAAAATTCCGGAGCTGTCCCAACGGGGAAATAGAGGATTTTTGTTTCCGTTCCATCCGTTGAAATCCCCGATAACCGATACGCTCTTGGCGTTTGGAGCCCAGACAGCAAAGAGCACCCCCTTGACACCATCGACAGAAACAACCCGCGACCCAAGCTTTTCGTAGAGCCTGAAGTGCTTTCCTTCTTTAAATAGATGGATATCGGAATCTGTCATGAGCGACATGGGGGCTGTCTCCTGCATTAACGCATCTCCTTGAGGATATTCAAGAGTCCCTGCATGGGTATCTGGATCCAGTCCGGACGGTTTCGGATCTCGTAGCCAATCTCGTAGATAGCTTTGTTGAGAAGGAAGGCGTTCATCAGGATAGAAAGCTCCGTGGGATTATCCGGTACAAGCGGCGTTTTAGCTCCTTTGATGGCATTGAGGTAGCTTTGTGTAAATCTTTCCCTAAGCGCTAAAGAGAGCGCGTCCTTAGCGGAGGTGGCCGCTTCATTTTTGGTTTTACCACGGCTGATGATGAAGTGTGTCAGCGCATAGTCAAAAGACCTCACCATACCGGCGATATCCTGAATCACCGGACGCTTAAGCCTTCTCTCGCCGAGAGGCAGTGCAGGCTCCCCTTCAAAATCGATGATCAGGGCATCAGAGCCGGTGCATATAATCTGGCCAAGGTGTAAATCACCGTGGATGCGGATTTTGTGTGCGGAAAAGCGTCTGGTCTCCAACCTTTTTAAAATGGTGAGGATGCTCTCTTCGCAGTGCAAAACCTTTCTGGCAAGTTCAGCCTCGTCGGGCTTGAGGGAGGAGATCCTTTCCTTCAACAGCTCCAGAGTTTTCTTCGTCTGCGTACGCATTGCCTGGTAGAGCGACTTTTGATACAGCATCGAGAAGGACTCCGGCACCATCTCAGGACTCTCATTATCGGATGAGAAAGCCAGATGGAGCCCCGCTGTTCTCTCTCCGAGCAGATCAGCTAGCTTGAGGTAGTCTTTAAAGACCCTTTCCGCCTCTGCTTTGACAAGCGCCCTCTTCCTTTCAGGGCTGTCGCTCCTCTTGAGAATCTCTTGGGTTTTTTCCTCCAGCTCAGGAAATTTCGTTTCCATCTCTTGCAACGTAAAATCCCAGGCCGAGGTGCCTTTTTCGATGAATCGCTGCGCCAGTGCTATTTGCGACTTGGGGCTGGGACCGACTTTCCACTCGATTCCTCCTAAGTATTCCGGCACGTGTCCAAAACCGCTTTTTTCGGTCAGATGGCGCACCAGCTCAAAATCGGGGTTGGTTCCCTCTTCAATCCGTCTGTAAAGCTTCAGAATGACACTGTCGCCGTAATTGATGGATGTGTTGGACTGTTCCATGGTCATCAGAGACGACTCCACTTCCTTTCTATCGAGAAAGGTCTTCCTGAGCTTGGCGATGCTCTCAGAAAACACTTCGCCTGACTGGCTGACCATAGTCGATTTGCGGATCAATGCATCTAACAGCGATGTTCTGAACTCTTTCTGATAGACGGCGTCAGCAAGGGCGCCGCGCTCGCCGGCAACCTCAATCTCTGCGATGATGGAGTTGGGAGCTTCCTTTTTTAATTGGGTCAGCTCGGATGCAGGGATGAAAGTGACCGGGAGCTGATAGTTTTCCTGCTGGTCATCCAGGAAAGAAACCCCCACATTCAAGATTTTGGCATTGCCGAATTTGACTTCATCTTGTATCTGCACCTTCTTAATCGGTTTGCCCTTCGAGCGAAACCATCGTTGCTTGGAAAGAAACTGAGGCAGGCTCTCCTTTAGCATGAGAGTGCGGTTTTCCTTTTTTAACACCTCATCCCAGCTCGATTCCAATGAGAATTTATGTCCGATGGGTTCTTCATGGCTGCTTGTTCGCATTTTAGCAGGCTCCAGGGCAAGCCAGAAATATCCATAGCGTCCCAGAGTCAGTCCGTAGTCCGCAGCTGTGATGTTGGCAAAGTTGTTGTGGCTGAAAAGATCGACGGGAATCGATCCCTTCCAGTCGGCAAGATCTATCTCGACGTATTGCGAGAACCTGGAGAGATTGACGACAACCAAGATAGCGTCCCCATCATATTCGCGGACAAAAGCCAGAACTTTCGGGTTTTTCGCGTCCACGAATTTCAAAGTGCCCGAACCGAAGGCTGGATGAGCCTGACGGATGGCTATAACCGTCTTAATCCAGGAAAGAAGCGAAGAGGGCGATTGTTCCTCATTTTCTACGTTAACATGTGCATGATGGTATTTGGGGTCGATGATCAGAGGGAGGTAGAGTTTTTGCGGATCGCCATCGGAGAAACCGGCATTGCGGTCGTTGTTCCACTGCATCGGTGTGCGCACACCGTTACGGTCGCCCAGGTAGTAATTGTCACCCATCCCAATCTCATCGCCATAATAAATGACGGGAGATCCCGGGAGACAGAGCAGCAGCGTGAACATGAGTTCGATTTTCTGACGGTCATTTTCCATGAGAGGCGCCAGTCTTCTGCGAATCCCTAAGTTGATGCGGGCTCGGGGATCTTTGGCATAGACGCGCCACATGTAATCCCGCTCTTCATCGGTCACCATCTCAAGGGTGAGCTCATCGTGGTTGCGCAAGAACATGGCCCATTGGCACACTGCGGGAGGCGTCGGTGTCTGGTCTAAAATGTCGATGATCGGAAAACGATCTTCCTTGTGTATGGCCATAAACAGCCTTGGCATCACAGGGAAGTGAAACGCCATATGACACTCATCGCCCTCTCCAAAATAGAGGCATGCCTGTTCCGGCCACTGGTTGGCTTCTGCAAGCAGCATTTTGTTTTCGTACTTGGAGTCGATATAGCTTCTTAATTTCTTCAGAAAGGCGTGTGTCTCGGGCAGGTTTTCGCAGTCGGTTCCTTCGCGCTTGTAGAGGTAGGGAACAGCATCGAGGCGCAGGCCGTCGACGCCCATGCCGAGCCAGAAATCCACGATCTTGAAAATCTCTTGGTGCACTTCAGGATTGTCATAGTTCAAGTCCGGCTGATGGGAGTAAAACCGATGGAAGTAGTAGCTGTCGGCAACTGGGTCGAAGGCCCAGTTGGAAGTTTCGAAATCTTTGAAAATGATGCGGCAATCCAGGTACTTGTCTGGAGCTTCCGACCAGATATAAAAGTTGCGCCACTTCGAGCCCTTAGGTGATAGTCTTGCCCGTTTAAACCAGGCGTGCTGGTCAGAAGTGTGGTTTAAGACAAGCTCGGTGACGACGCGGATTCCCCGCTCTTTGGCCTCTTTAAGAAAAAGCTTAAAGTCTTTTAATGTGCCGTAATCAGGGTGGATGGCATGGTAGTCCGCGATGTCGTAGCCATCGTCCCTGAGAGGAGACGGATAGAAAGGCTGGAGCCAGATGGCGTTGCAGCCCAAATTTTGGATGTGATCAAGTTTTTCTGTCAGTCCCCTGAAATCTCCGATGCCGTCGTGATTGGAGTCTCGGAAGCATTTCACATGGAGTTGGTAGAAGACAGCGTGTTTAAACCAGAGCGGATCTTGTTTCATGATTTGTCCATCATATAAAGTAATCGAAATTGTTTTCCCTCAGCATCTTCGGGCGAATCCGAAAGATGTGCGCCGGAACGAGGTGGGGGCTTAGCTGAATGTAGTTTCTCTCCCCTTCCCAGATATACCTCTCACCCGACAACAGATCATCGACCAGATAAGGCTCTTTCTCTTGGATGCCAAGGTGCATGAGGGGCAGTGTTACATAGCCGGACTGTGTGTGATAGTGGTCTAAGTTGACCACGATAAGAAGAGACTCTCCTTGAGGCCCCTGTTTTCCGTAGGCGAGCAGATAGTCATTGTCTGTTGCGTAGAACTCAAGGTTGCCGGTCGCTTGCAAAGCAGGGTTTTCTTTGCGGATGCGGTTGACGATTTCAATGGTCTCCGAGATAGTGCCCTTCTTTTCAAAATCCCAGGGCTTGATCTCATATTTTTCCGAGTCTATGTAGTCTTCTTTGCCCGGTACGGCTTCCGAGAGCATCTGCTCAAACGCAGGCCCATAAATACCATAGGAAGAAGACAGTGTTGCGGCCAGGATGAGGCGCGTTAGAAATGCGGCCCTGCCACCCCATTGCAGCGATTCCGGAAGAATATCGGGCGTGTTGACAAAAAAATTCGGACGCAGGTAATTCCTCGCCTCCGTCTTTGTCAGCTCCGTCAGATACTCCGTCAGCTCCCACTTGGTGTTTCTCCATGTAAAGTAGGTATAGGACTGGTCAAAACCGATGCGCGCCAGATGATGCATGATTTTAGGGCGGGTGAAGGCTTCCGCCAAAAAGATAACACCGGAATCGACCTTGCGCACCTCGCCGATCACATACTCCCAGAGCGCAAACGGCTTTGTGTGGGGGTTATCGACGCGGAAAATGCGCACTCCCCTTTTCATCCAGAAAAGAAATATTCTCAAAATCTCCCTGAACAGGGTGTCTTTATTGTCTTCCGTAAAATGGAAGGGAATGATGTCTTCATATTTTTTGGGAGGGTTCTCCGCGTACTGGTATGTCCCATCGGGCCTCTTTAAAAACCACTCGGGATGCTCTTTGAGGTACGGATGATCCGGAGAGCATTGCAGGGCAATGTCAAGGGCGATCTCAATTCCAAGGCTCTCAGCCTCTTTGACCAGCCTCTCGAAGTCCGCTAGAGTGCCGAGCTCTCTTTGGATAGCATCATGTCCCCCCTCATGGGAGCCGACGGCCCAGGGAGAGCCGGGATCATCCGGCAGAGCCGTGAGGGCATTGTTTTTCCCTTTGCGCTTCGTCTTCCCGATCGGATGAATCGGCGGCAGGTATAGGACATCAAAACCCATGCGGGATATTCTCGGAAGCTTGGCGACGACATCATTGAATGTCCCGTGCCTCATTGTGCCCGAACAGGATCTCGGAAAGAGTTCGTACCACGTTGAAAAAAGAGCTTTTTTCCTTGTGACGAACACTTCTTGCTCTTGCGAGCAAACCCCTTGCCGGGATTTTGGCCTTGCAAGTCGGCCGAGACGCGCGATCTCAGGATCGAAAGCAACAGCTTCCGCGCCTTTCTGTTCCCTTAACTTTTTGGCGATCTGGAGTAGCTTGACGCTTTCCTCCGGTGGCAGAAGATCGGCCACCTCCACTAGAAGAGCGGCTCCTATCTGAAGGTCGACAGTCAAATCCAGCCTGGCTTCTTGCTTTTTTCTCAGATCTTCCTGCCATAGGGCTGCAGGGTTCACCCACGCCTCGACAAAGAAACTGTACGTTCCGGGAGTGTCCGGAA
It encodes:
- a CDS encoding 7-cyano-7-deazaguanine synthase, translating into MNITFPSANRSTIANLDNSRAIRMYENYATLPEAMEVPPGQLEYAKALCQHHGLPTENIIEGREMDATPRVVPLIKNRVIIPFSGGTDSTAALIWAKRQGMHIYPLHVYMLNPASGAREMTAVENICNALGLRDRLIVVKHPVNCRKIKGYREKIKNLQENPAKNQYIWLISLPYMQKHECGTILFAADKSPQAIHFSDTITAFNLFKQYAEKLIGPHNLCIPFDTKKQYVAELLSSEQAALSKLVSSCFASMQHFKHWQNTNRKKGEDTPDNECGSCQKCRTLKEIRAELLAPGPQKKQENSNPREVPPTVPYEKQNQINSHPREIPPTVAFEKQNQENTYPREIPPPVLQKRFVSTIGKSSLPAGAVPIFQNLLPPLRIYPYPTMMEICSPPLPARVRERDFAEEERASPLKRQKFDFSAAMHSECIEPRKFSAPIPRISSNALENQLPLRGFASLNLPQTQPLMGGMGPWRGLNPTALAGINPPPKTREVAQVFNSVEEKIEAMVKGFTFPKTKGDGVYSLDFDALKSWMQKKLNETLDVTQEEKEAFYERIGELLSDEITKHQYKLPHLHNGQCRSNPVITADVAAESFKLLLNLGNYDFTRTYTGMQAGLKMSAFYMNEERIKASTGIDKSPSKKWEDEKLRWKKITKIFKYHAQGKAPYLCLGLPLITNDFLMNAPGQFRPAAVFDVLNYLKQSNVAGNITRILDLCTGWGDRLVGAMAAAKQFKVVRYIGTDPNKDLTPRYKNIFDACLKVLDREMGEPYQFTCKLYDKPMEDLSEEELIVDGVPSDLMITSPPFFDYEKYKDHGNTQSTARYPEIDEWVNNFLYKLVDQAKKGVRNQGIVAIQFSTTKIGDKKICDLLKANMQSKLKHITDLSYVSKAIRGKRHGYEGEKFYIYQKVEASDNDEMDVDVG
- a CDS encoding small ribosomal subunit Rsm22 family protein; this encodes MHLPRPLQLAIEKAADTAQFKQLSTAREELTRRYQQPAKGQFMTTKAERLSYLISRMPATFAAVSKALESIRERANLSIRSLADLGAGPGTASWAFAEYFPELEEFNPVEMDRELQLIGKQLAQSSDREGLRRAVWQESNLEKVESLPPADAVVFSYSVGELKQEILLPLIDRAWESAGQLLLIVEPGTPAGFERIRSIRQHLIDKGAFLIAPCPHPGACPMTGSDWCHFAARVERSSLHRRIKGGTMGFEDEKFSYVAAVKQSVILPGSRILAGPEIHSGHVTLKLCTLEGLKRETISKKRGELYKLARKAEWGSSLP
- the glgB gene encoding 1,4-alpha-glucan branching protein GlgB codes for the protein MQETAPMSLMTDSDIHLFKEGKHFRLYEKLGSRVVSVDGVKGVLFAVWAPNAKSVSVIGDFNGWNGNKNPLFPRWDSSGIFEGFIPHIGQGALYKYRIVSRERGAVLEKSDPFAFLSEAPPKTASVVTDLSYEWDEEEWEEERRQRNALAAPMSIYEMHLGSFRKNPEEGGRSLTYREMADFLPGYINEMGFTHVQFMPVMEHPFEGSWGYQTVGYFAPTSRFGTPQDFMFLIETLHRSGIGVILDWVPSHFPSDEHGLYRFDGTHLFEHEDPRLGFHPDWKSHIFNYGRHEVRSFLISSALFWLDKYHVDGIRVDAVASMLYLDYSRKEGEWIPNLYGGRENLDAIRMIKDLNEAIYLYYPYAQTIAEESTAWPMVSRPTYLGGLGFGMKWNMGWMHDTLCYFKLDPVHRRYHHNELLFSMIYAYTENFMLPLSHDEVVHGKGSLLAKMPGDDWQKFANLRLLFGYMYTHPGKKLLFMGSEIASFSEWNHSQSLDWHLLQYDRHVGIKRWLMDLNRVYKEEKALFELDFSHEGFEWIDIADSNSSVISFYRKGKNEADSLIAVLNFTPIPRTNYRIGVKEKGYYQEILNSDSTYYGGSDCGNFGGVEAKPIHVHGKEWSISLSLPPLSLILLKRQ
- the treS gene encoding maltose alpha-D-glucosyltransferase; translation: MKQDPLWFKHAVFYQLHVKCFRDSNHDGIGDFRGLTEKLDHIQNLGCNAIWLQPFYPSPLRDDGYDIADYHAIHPDYGTLKDFKLFLKEAKERGIRVVTELVLNHTSDQHAWFKRARLSPKGSKWRNFYIWSEAPDKYLDCRIIFKDFETSNWAFDPVADSYYFHRFYSHQPDLNYDNPEVHQEIFKIVDFWLGMGVDGLRLDAVPYLYKREGTDCENLPETHAFLKKLRSYIDSKYENKMLLAEANQWPEQACLYFGEGDECHMAFHFPVMPRLFMAIHKEDRFPIIDILDQTPTPPAVCQWAMFLRNHDELTLEMVTDEERDYMWRVYAKDPRARINLGIRRRLAPLMENDRQKIELMFTLLLCLPGSPVIYYGDEIGMGDNYYLGDRNGVRTPMQWNNDRNAGFSDGDPQKLYLPLIIDPKYHHAHVNVENEEQSPSSLLSWIKTVIAIRQAHPAFGSGTLKFVDAKNPKVLAFVREYDGDAILVVVNLSRFSQYVEIDLADWKGSIPVDLFSHNNFANITAADYGLTLGRYGYFWLALEPAKMRTSSHEEPIGHKFSLESSWDEVLKKENRTLMLKESLPQFLSKQRWFRSKGKPIKKVQIQDEVKFGNAKILNVGVSFLDDQQENYQLPVTFIPASELTQLKKEAPNSIIAEIEVAGERGALADAVYQKEFRTSLLDALIRKSTMVSQSGEVFSESIAKLRKTFLDRKEVESSLMTMEQSNTSINYGDSVILKLYRRIEEGTNPDFELVRHLTEKSGFGHVPEYLGGIEWKVGPSPKSQIALAQRFIEKGTSAWDFTLQEMETKFPELEEKTQEILKRSDSPERKRALVKAEAERVFKDYLKLADLLGERTAGLHLAFSSDNESPEMVPESFSMLYQKSLYQAMRTQTKKTLELLKERISSLKPDEAELARKVLHCEESILTILKRLETRRFSAHKIRIHGDLHLGQIICTGSDALIIDFEGEPALPLGERRLKRPVIQDIAGMVRSFDYALTHFIISRGKTKNEAATSAKDALSLALRERFTQSYLNAIKGAKTPLVPDNPTELSILMNAFLLNKAIYEIGYEIRNRPDWIQIPMQGLLNILKEMR
- a CDS encoding alpha-1,4-glucan--maltose-1-phosphate maltosyltransferase, with the translated sequence MSVSAAEKRQLLTQVKASGSMYTNTLHSIVIQNISPKPEPFGPAKRVLLEQVEVEADIFTDPHTKLEADLIVKAPGLRKTTRIPFHPLVNDRFKAVFVPDTPGTYSFFVEAWVNPAALWQEDLRKKQEARLDLTVDLQIGAALLVEVADLLPPEESVKLLQIAKKLREQKGAEAVAFDPEIARLGRLARPKSRQGVCSQEQEVFVTRKKALFSTWYELFPRSCSGTMRHGTFNDVVAKLPRISRMGFDVLYLPPIHPIGKTKRKGKNNALTALPDDPGSPWAVGSHEGGHDAIQRELGTLADFERLVKEAESLGIEIALDIALQCSPDHPYLKEHPEWFLKRPDGTYQYAENPPKKYEDIIPFHFTEDNKDTLFREILRIFLFWMKRGVRIFRVDNPHTKPFALWEYVIGEVRKVDSGVIFLAEAFTRPKIMHHLARIGFDQSYTYFTWRNTKWELTEYLTELTKTEARNYLRPNFFVNTPDILPESLQWGGRAAFLTRLILAATLSSSYGIYGPAFEQMLSEAVPGKEDYIDSEKYEIKPWDFEKKGTISETIEIVNRIRKENPALQATGNLEFYATDNDYLLAYGKQGPQGESLLIVVNLDHYHTQSGYVTLPLMHLGIQEKEPYLVDDLLSGERYIWEGERNYIQLSPHLVPAHIFRIRPKMLRENNFDYFI